One stretch of Nicotiana tabacum cultivar K326 chromosome 18, ASM71507v2, whole genome shotgun sequence DNA includes these proteins:
- the LOC107759914 gene encoding protein phosphatase inhibitor 2, with protein sequence MARVQWDEANLGEIEANKPVRQKITEPKTPYHRMTDDDDGSLSSPWDSFEEANGDTIHSEVVSSGLSDMASSSGNNSRQSGWTSSEDEADIMDQDDEDSGSERSKCFREHRRAHYDEYRKIKELRRTGSSLEEASDDEIGVLEERDGRCNTSSSLTAAVKGIDIAEGDTSK encoded by the exons AT GGCACGTGTACAATGGGATGAGGCAAATTTGGGAGAAATTGAGGCAAATAAACCAGTGAGGCAGAAAATAACTGAACCAAAGACACCATATCACCGCATgaccgatgatgatgatg GATCTCTCTCTTCTCCGTGGGATAGCTTTGAGGAGGCCAATGGTGATACAATACACTCAGAAGTCGTATCCAGTGGATTGAGTGACATGGCTTCTTCCAGTGGAAATAATTCCAGACAGTCTGGCTGGACATCTTCTGAGGATGAGGCTGATATCATGGACCAAGATGATGAAG ATTCTGGTTCAGAAAGGAGCAAGTGCTTTAGGGAGCACAGGCGAGCACACTATGACGAATATAGGAAAATCAAAGAACTGCGTCGAACAGGCTCCTCTCTTGAAGAAGCATCTGATGATGAGATTGGAGTTCTTGAGGAAAGGGATGGGAGGTGTAATACATCATCGTCATTGACAGCTGCTGTTAAGGGCATTGACATTGCGGAAGGAGACACTTCTAAATAG